A stretch of the Nicotiana tabacum cultivar K326 chromosome 6, ASM71507v2, whole genome shotgun sequence genome encodes the following:
- the LOC107811126 gene encoding cytochrome c-type biogenesis CcmH-like mitochondrial protein → MEGEEDSVKKERVVEARARNISHNVRCTECGSQSIEDSQADVAILLRKLIRDEIRDGKSDKEIYRKLEDDFGETVLYAPKFDMQTAALWLSPLLVAGAAGGMWAYKKHRQKTNVHIMALNLVRGVPLTPKEKETMLEVLTPPPGGTSSSSWWSKWFQQ, encoded by the exons ATGGAGGGGGAAGAGGATTCGGTGAAGAAGGAGAGGGTGGTAGAGGCAAGAGCAAGAAATATCAGCCACAATGTCAGGTGTACAGAGTGTGGCAGCCAGTCCATTGAAGACTCTCAAGCTGACGTTGCCATTCTCCTCAGGAAG CTAATTAGGGATGAAATTCGAGATGGGAAGTCTGACAAGGAGATCTACAGAAAGCTTGAGGATGATTTTGGTGAGACAGTACTTTATGCCCCCAAATTTGATATGCAGACGGCTGCTTTATGGCTCTCTCCG CTACTAGTTGCTGGGGCTGCTGGAGGCATGTGGGCTTACAAGAAGCACAGGCAGAAGACTAACGTGCACATTATGGCTCTGAATCTCGTTCGAGGAGTCCCATTAACGCCAAAGGAGAAGGAAACTATGCTCGAAGTCCTCACACCACCTCCTGGAGGAACTTCGTCCTCCAGTTGGTGGAGTAAATGGTTTCAGCAGTGA
- the LOC107811125 gene encoding protein PLANT CADMIUM RESISTANCE 8-like: MGRIDSSNEVESPQPVADVPAASYPAKYQGAVHTPTPTGAPWSTGLFDCHLDQTNATTTSFLPCLTFGQIAEVLDAGETTCPLGTFMYLLMMPAVCSQWVLGSKYRTKLRQRYNLVEAPYSDVVSHIFCPCCSLCQEFRELRIRGLDPALGWNGILSQQQYGNQQINQAPSVQSMSK; this comes from the exons ATGGGTAGAATTGATTCCTCTAATGAAGTTGAAAGTCCTCAGCCAGTGGCCGATGTGCCAGCTGCCTCGTATCCTGCAAAGTACCAAGGAGCTGTACACACACCAACACCAACAGGAGCTCCATGGAGCACTGGCTTATTTGATTGTCATTTGGACCAAACTAATG CTACAACGACATCATTTTTACCTTGTTTGACATTCGGGCAGATAGCTGAAGTTCTAGATGCAGGAGAAACAA CCTGTCCATTGGGGACTTTCATGTACCTCTTGATGATGCCTGCTGTTTGCTCTCAATGGGTCTTGGGCTCTAAGTATAGAACAAAACTGAGGCAGAGGTACAATCTGGTGGAAGCTCCCTATTCAGATGTAGTTTCTCACATCTTTTGTCCATGTTGTTCACTTTGTCAAGAGTTCAGAGAGCTTCGGATTAGGGGACTTGATCCAGCTCTAG GTTGGAATGGCATACTTTCTCAGCAGCAGTATGGGAACCAGCAAATAAATCAAGCTCCCTCAGTACAATCCATGTCCAAGTAA
- the LOC107785189 gene encoding ASI1-immunoprecipitated protein 3-like isoform X1, translated as MKFYLEDPVLLVPEAKNQKPYVAIIKDITQTKDGNMMVTGQWFHRPEEAQRRNGGNWQSRDTRELFYSFHRAEVPAESVMHKCVVHFIPLNKQIPGGKEHPGYIFQKVYDTEQMKLFKLTDKDYEDTKQQEIDLLVQKTIARVRHLPDIETEDNSAAPVSQEDQLKSKRLLRKKSMTPLDVTREDEAPTRFGQSKAETPGSCPNNASEYFIILSNFEVQTGETQRDKWLEKLLQSIQFLCNPVDNVQNDGKEKGGPDVTDLTGNASSAKHVNESPDNGANGDKFRWPDSAVPAVVALEKAAHESLSYDFQKYNQKMRQLTFNLKNNSYLSKTFLNSSLVARCLLNGELDPSQILNMSPNELKMTDASYRKLYTDAQRKKCGSCRLFRLDMETVTSWSVLLVAILGMLLETKLLA; from the exons GATATTACTCAGACCAAGGATGGGAACATGATGGTCACAGGACAGTGGTTTCACAGACCCGAGGAAGCTCAAAGAAGAAATGGTGGAAATTGGCAATCACGAGACACAAGGGAATTGTTCTATAGTTTTCACAGGGCCGAAGTTCCCGCAGAGTCAGTCATGCACAAGTGTGTGGTGCACTTCATACCGTTAAACAAGCAGATTCCGGGCGGCAAAGAGCATCCTggttatatttttcaaaaggtaTATGACACTGAGCAGATGAAGCTTTTCAAGTTAACAGACAAGGATTATGAAGATACCAAACAGCAGGAAATTGATCTGCTTGTTCAGAAGACTATAGCACGAGTCAGGCATCTTCCGGACATTGAAACTGAGGATAATTCTGCAGCTCCTGTTAGTCAGGAAGACCAATTGAAGAGTAAAAGACTTTTGAGGAAGAAGAGCATGACGCCTTTGGATGTTACCAGAGAAGATGAAGCACCAACTAGATTTGGTCAATCTAAAGCAGAAACTCCAGGCAGTTGTCCCAATAATGCATCAGAATACTTCATCATCCTTTCAAACTTCGAAGTCCAGACTGGTGAAACACAGCGTGACAAATGGCTGGAAAAACTGCTGCAGTCAATTCAGTTTCTGTGCAATCCTGTGGATAATGTACAAAATGATGGTAAAGAAAAAGGGGGCCCAGATGTTACTGATCTTACTGGTAATGCCAGTTCTGCAAAGCATGTGAATGAGTCTCCAGACAATGGTGCCAAT GGTGATAAGTTTCGATGGCCAGACAGTGCTGTCCCTGCTGTAGTCGCTCTGGAGAAAGCTGCACACGAGTCTCTCTCATATGATTTTCAGAAGTACAATCAGAAGATGAGGCAGTTAACATTCAATCTTAAG AATAATtcttatttatcaaaaacattCCTGAACAGCTCACTCGTAGCACGCTGTCTTCTGAATGGGGAGTTGGATCCCTCACAGATACTGAACATGTCCCCCAATGAGCTAAAG ATGACAGATGCTTCTTACAGAAAACTTTACACAG ATGCACAGAGAAAAAAATGCGGCTCATGTAGATTATTCAGGCTAGACATGGAGACCGTTACCAG CTGGAGTGTATTGCTTGTGGCAATACTTGGTATGCTTCTAGAGACGAAGCTGCTAGCCTAA
- the LOC107785189 gene encoding ASI1-immunoprecipitated protein 3-like isoform X5, which yields MMVTGQWFHRPEEAQRRNGGNWQSRDTRELFYSFHRAEVPAESVMHKCVVHFIPLNKQIPGGKEHPGYIFQKVYDTEQMKLFKLTDKDYEDTKQQEIDLLVQKTIARVRHLPDIETEDNSAAPVSQEDQLKSKRLLRKKSMTPLDVTREDEAPTRFGQSKAETPGSCPNNASEYFIILSNFEVQTGETQRDKWLEKLLQSIQFLCNPVDNVQNDGKEKGGPDVTDLTGNASSAKHVNESPDNGANGDKFRWPDSAVPAVVALEKAAHESLSYDFQKYNQKMRQLTFNLKNNSYLSKTFLNSSLVARCLLNGELDPSQILNMSPNELKMTDASYRKLYTDAQRKKCGSCRLFRLDMETVTSWSVLLVAILGMLLETKLLA from the exons ATGATGGTCACAGGACAGTGGTTTCACAGACCCGAGGAAGCTCAAAGAAGAAATGGTGGAAATTGGCAATCACGAGACACAAGGGAATTGTTCTATAGTTTTCACAGGGCCGAAGTTCCCGCAGAGTCAGTCATGCACAAGTGTGTGGTGCACTTCATACCGTTAAACAAGCAGATTCCGGGCGGCAAAGAGCATCCTggttatatttttcaaaaggtaTATGACACTGAGCAGATGAAGCTTTTCAAGTTAACAGACAAGGATTATGAAGATACCAAACAGCAGGAAATTGATCTGCTTGTTCAGAAGACTATAGCACGAGTCAGGCATCTTCCGGACATTGAAACTGAGGATAATTCTGCAGCTCCTGTTAGTCAGGAAGACCAATTGAAGAGTAAAAGACTTTTGAGGAAGAAGAGCATGACGCCTTTGGATGTTACCAGAGAAGATGAAGCACCAACTAGATTTGGTCAATCTAAAGCAGAAACTCCAGGCAGTTGTCCCAATAATGCATCAGAATACTTCATCATCCTTTCAAACTTCGAAGTCCAGACTGGTGAAACACAGCGTGACAAATGGCTGGAAAAACTGCTGCAGTCAATTCAGTTTCTGTGCAATCCTGTGGATAATGTACAAAATGATGGTAAAGAAAAAGGGGGCCCAGATGTTACTGATCTTACTGGTAATGCCAGTTCTGCAAAGCATGTGAATGAGTCTCCAGACAATGGTGCCAAT GGTGATAAGTTTCGATGGCCAGACAGTGCTGTCCCTGCTGTAGTCGCTCTGGAGAAAGCTGCACACGAGTCTCTCTCATATGATTTTCAGAAGTACAATCAGAAGATGAGGCAGTTAACATTCAATCTTAAG AATAATtcttatttatcaaaaacattCCTGAACAGCTCACTCGTAGCACGCTGTCTTCTGAATGGGGAGTTGGATCCCTCACAGATACTGAACATGTCCCCCAATGAGCTAAAG ATGACAGATGCTTCTTACAGAAAACTTTACACAG ATGCACAGAGAAAAAAATGCGGCTCATGTAGATTATTCAGGCTAGACATGGAGACCGTTACCAG CTGGAGTGTATTGCTTGTGGCAATACTTGGTATGCTTCTAGAGACGAAGCTGCTAGCCTAA
- the LOC107785189 gene encoding ASI1-immunoprecipitated protein 3-like isoform X2: MKFYLEDPVLLVPEAKNQKPYVAIIKDITQTKDGNMMVTGQWFHRPEEAQRRNGGNWQSRDTRELFYSFHRAEVPAESVMHKCVVHFIPLNKQIPGGKEHPGYIFQKVYDTEQMKLFKLTDKDYEDTKQQEIDLLVQKTIARVRHLPDIETEDNSAAPVSQEDQLKSKRLLRKKSMTPLDVTREDEAPTRFGQSKAETPGSCPNNASEYFIILSNFEVQTGETQRDKWLEKLLQSIQFLCNPVDNVQNDGKEKGGPDVTDLTGNASSAKHVNESPDNGANGDKFRWPDSAVPAVVALEKAAHESLSYDFQKYNQKMRQLTFNLKNNSYLSKTFLNSSLVARCLLNGELDPSQILNMSPNELKSNSRRDSKQGARRAGAHTDDRCFLQKTLHREKNAAHVDYSG; encoded by the exons GATATTACTCAGACCAAGGATGGGAACATGATGGTCACAGGACAGTGGTTTCACAGACCCGAGGAAGCTCAAAGAAGAAATGGTGGAAATTGGCAATCACGAGACACAAGGGAATTGTTCTATAGTTTTCACAGGGCCGAAGTTCCCGCAGAGTCAGTCATGCACAAGTGTGTGGTGCACTTCATACCGTTAAACAAGCAGATTCCGGGCGGCAAAGAGCATCCTggttatatttttcaaaaggtaTATGACACTGAGCAGATGAAGCTTTTCAAGTTAACAGACAAGGATTATGAAGATACCAAACAGCAGGAAATTGATCTGCTTGTTCAGAAGACTATAGCACGAGTCAGGCATCTTCCGGACATTGAAACTGAGGATAATTCTGCAGCTCCTGTTAGTCAGGAAGACCAATTGAAGAGTAAAAGACTTTTGAGGAAGAAGAGCATGACGCCTTTGGATGTTACCAGAGAAGATGAAGCACCAACTAGATTTGGTCAATCTAAAGCAGAAACTCCAGGCAGTTGTCCCAATAATGCATCAGAATACTTCATCATCCTTTCAAACTTCGAAGTCCAGACTGGTGAAACACAGCGTGACAAATGGCTGGAAAAACTGCTGCAGTCAATTCAGTTTCTGTGCAATCCTGTGGATAATGTACAAAATGATGGTAAAGAAAAAGGGGGCCCAGATGTTACTGATCTTACTGGTAATGCCAGTTCTGCAAAGCATGTGAATGAGTCTCCAGACAATGGTGCCAAT GGTGATAAGTTTCGATGGCCAGACAGTGCTGTCCCTGCTGTAGTCGCTCTGGAGAAAGCTGCACACGAGTCTCTCTCATATGATTTTCAGAAGTACAATCAGAAGATGAGGCAGTTAACATTCAATCTTAAG AATAATtcttatttatcaaaaacattCCTGAACAGCTCACTCGTAGCACGCTGTCTTCTGAATGGGGAGTTGGATCCCTCACAGATACTGAACATGTCCCCCAATGAGCTAAAG TCTAACAGCAGAAGAGATAGCAAGCAGGGAGCCCGAAGAGCCGGAGCCCATACAG ATGACAGATGCTTCTTACAGAAAACTTTACACAG AGAAAAAAATGCGGCTCATGTAGATTATTCAGGCTAG
- the LOC107785189 gene encoding ASI1-immunoprecipitated protein 3-like isoform X4, protein MKFYLEDPVLLVPEAKNQKPYVAIIKDITQTKDGNMMVTGQWFHRPEEAQRRNGGNWQSRDTRELFYSFHRAEVPAESVMHKCVVHFIPLNKQIPGGKEHPGYIFQKVYDTEQMKLFKLTDKDYEDTKQQEIDLLVQKTIARVRHLPDIETEDNSAAPVSQEDQLKSKRLLRKKSMTPLDVTREDEAPTRFGQSKAETPGSCPNNASEYFIILSNFEVQTGETQRDKWLEKLLQSIQFLCNPVDNVQNDGKEKGGPDVTDLTGNASSAKHVNESPDNGANGDKFRWPDSAVPAVVALEKAAHESLSYDFQKYNQKMRQLTFNLKNNSYLSKTFLNSSLVARCLLNGELDPSQILNMSPNELKMTDASYRKLYTEKKMRLM, encoded by the exons GATATTACTCAGACCAAGGATGGGAACATGATGGTCACAGGACAGTGGTTTCACAGACCCGAGGAAGCTCAAAGAAGAAATGGTGGAAATTGGCAATCACGAGACACAAGGGAATTGTTCTATAGTTTTCACAGGGCCGAAGTTCCCGCAGAGTCAGTCATGCACAAGTGTGTGGTGCACTTCATACCGTTAAACAAGCAGATTCCGGGCGGCAAAGAGCATCCTggttatatttttcaaaaggtaTATGACACTGAGCAGATGAAGCTTTTCAAGTTAACAGACAAGGATTATGAAGATACCAAACAGCAGGAAATTGATCTGCTTGTTCAGAAGACTATAGCACGAGTCAGGCATCTTCCGGACATTGAAACTGAGGATAATTCTGCAGCTCCTGTTAGTCAGGAAGACCAATTGAAGAGTAAAAGACTTTTGAGGAAGAAGAGCATGACGCCTTTGGATGTTACCAGAGAAGATGAAGCACCAACTAGATTTGGTCAATCTAAAGCAGAAACTCCAGGCAGTTGTCCCAATAATGCATCAGAATACTTCATCATCCTTTCAAACTTCGAAGTCCAGACTGGTGAAACACAGCGTGACAAATGGCTGGAAAAACTGCTGCAGTCAATTCAGTTTCTGTGCAATCCTGTGGATAATGTACAAAATGATGGTAAAGAAAAAGGGGGCCCAGATGTTACTGATCTTACTGGTAATGCCAGTTCTGCAAAGCATGTGAATGAGTCTCCAGACAATGGTGCCAAT GGTGATAAGTTTCGATGGCCAGACAGTGCTGTCCCTGCTGTAGTCGCTCTGGAGAAAGCTGCACACGAGTCTCTCTCATATGATTTTCAGAAGTACAATCAGAAGATGAGGCAGTTAACATTCAATCTTAAG AATAATtcttatttatcaaaaacattCCTGAACAGCTCACTCGTAGCACGCTGTCTTCTGAATGGGGAGTTGGATCCCTCACAGATACTGAACATGTCCCCCAATGAGCTAAAG ATGACAGATGCTTCTTACAGAAAACTTTACACAG AGAAAAAAATGCGGCTCATGTAG
- the LOC107785189 gene encoding ASI1-immunoprecipitated protein 3-like isoform X3 — protein MKFYLEDPVLLVPEAKNQKPYVAIIKDITQTKDGNMMVTGQWFHRPEEAQRRNGGNWQSRDTRELFYSFHRAEVPAESVMHKCVVHFIPLNKQIPGGKEHPGYIFQKVYDTEQMKLFKLTDKDYEDTKQQEIDLLVQKTIARVRHLPDIETEDNSAAPVSQEDQLKSKRLLRKKSMTPLDVTREDEAPTRFGQSKAETPGSCPNNASEYFIILSNFEVQTGETQRDKWLEKLLQSIQFLCNPVDNVQNDGKEKGGPDVTDLTGNASSAKHVNESPDNGANGDKFRWPDSAVPAVVALEKAAHESLSYDFQKYNQKMRQLTFNLKNNSYLSKTFLNSSLVARCLLNGELDPSQILNMSPNELKSNSRRDSKQGARRAGAHTDDRCFLQKTLHRCTEKKMRLM, from the exons GATATTACTCAGACCAAGGATGGGAACATGATGGTCACAGGACAGTGGTTTCACAGACCCGAGGAAGCTCAAAGAAGAAATGGTGGAAATTGGCAATCACGAGACACAAGGGAATTGTTCTATAGTTTTCACAGGGCCGAAGTTCCCGCAGAGTCAGTCATGCACAAGTGTGTGGTGCACTTCATACCGTTAAACAAGCAGATTCCGGGCGGCAAAGAGCATCCTggttatatttttcaaaaggtaTATGACACTGAGCAGATGAAGCTTTTCAAGTTAACAGACAAGGATTATGAAGATACCAAACAGCAGGAAATTGATCTGCTTGTTCAGAAGACTATAGCACGAGTCAGGCATCTTCCGGACATTGAAACTGAGGATAATTCTGCAGCTCCTGTTAGTCAGGAAGACCAATTGAAGAGTAAAAGACTTTTGAGGAAGAAGAGCATGACGCCTTTGGATGTTACCAGAGAAGATGAAGCACCAACTAGATTTGGTCAATCTAAAGCAGAAACTCCAGGCAGTTGTCCCAATAATGCATCAGAATACTTCATCATCCTTTCAAACTTCGAAGTCCAGACTGGTGAAACACAGCGTGACAAATGGCTGGAAAAACTGCTGCAGTCAATTCAGTTTCTGTGCAATCCTGTGGATAATGTACAAAATGATGGTAAAGAAAAAGGGGGCCCAGATGTTACTGATCTTACTGGTAATGCCAGTTCTGCAAAGCATGTGAATGAGTCTCCAGACAATGGTGCCAAT GGTGATAAGTTTCGATGGCCAGACAGTGCTGTCCCTGCTGTAGTCGCTCTGGAGAAAGCTGCACACGAGTCTCTCTCATATGATTTTCAGAAGTACAATCAGAAGATGAGGCAGTTAACATTCAATCTTAAG AATAATtcttatttatcaaaaacattCCTGAACAGCTCACTCGTAGCACGCTGTCTTCTGAATGGGGAGTTGGATCCCTCACAGATACTGAACATGTCCCCCAATGAGCTAAAG TCTAACAGCAGAAGAGATAGCAAGCAGGGAGCCCGAAGAGCCGGAGCCCATACAG ATGACAGATGCTTCTTACAGAAAACTTTACACAG ATGCACAGAGAAAAAAATGCGGCTCATGTAG
- the LOC107785189 gene encoding ASI1-immunoprecipitated protein 3-like isoform X6: MKFYLEDPVLLVPEAKNQKPYVAIIKDITQTKDGNMMVTGQWFHRPEEAQRRNGGNWQSRDTRELFYSFHRAEVPAESVMHKCVVHFIPLNKQIPGGKEHPGYIFQKVYDTEQMKLFKLTDKDYEDTKQQEIDLLVQKTIARVRHLPDIETEDNSAAPVSQEDQLKSKRLLRKKSMTPLDVTREDEAPTRFGQSKAETPGSCPNNASEYFIILSNFEVQTGETQRDKWLEKLLQSIQFLCNPVDNVQNDGKEKGGPDVTDLTGNASSAKHVNESPDNGANGDKFRWPDSAVPAVVALEKAAHESLSYDFQKYNQKMRQLTFNLKLTRSTLSSEWGVGSLTDTEHVPQ, encoded by the exons GATATTACTCAGACCAAGGATGGGAACATGATGGTCACAGGACAGTGGTTTCACAGACCCGAGGAAGCTCAAAGAAGAAATGGTGGAAATTGGCAATCACGAGACACAAGGGAATTGTTCTATAGTTTTCACAGGGCCGAAGTTCCCGCAGAGTCAGTCATGCACAAGTGTGTGGTGCACTTCATACCGTTAAACAAGCAGATTCCGGGCGGCAAAGAGCATCCTggttatatttttcaaaaggtaTATGACACTGAGCAGATGAAGCTTTTCAAGTTAACAGACAAGGATTATGAAGATACCAAACAGCAGGAAATTGATCTGCTTGTTCAGAAGACTATAGCACGAGTCAGGCATCTTCCGGACATTGAAACTGAGGATAATTCTGCAGCTCCTGTTAGTCAGGAAGACCAATTGAAGAGTAAAAGACTTTTGAGGAAGAAGAGCATGACGCCTTTGGATGTTACCAGAGAAGATGAAGCACCAACTAGATTTGGTCAATCTAAAGCAGAAACTCCAGGCAGTTGTCCCAATAATGCATCAGAATACTTCATCATCCTTTCAAACTTCGAAGTCCAGACTGGTGAAACACAGCGTGACAAATGGCTGGAAAAACTGCTGCAGTCAATTCAGTTTCTGTGCAATCCTGTGGATAATGTACAAAATGATGGTAAAGAAAAAGGGGGCCCAGATGTTACTGATCTTACTGGTAATGCCAGTTCTGCAAAGCATGTGAATGAGTCTCCAGACAATGGTGCCAAT GGTGATAAGTTTCGATGGCCAGACAGTGCTGTCCCTGCTGTAGTCGCTCTGGAGAAAGCTGCACACGAGTCTCTCTCATATGATTTTCAGAAGTACAATCAGAAGATGAGGCAGTTAACATTCAATCTTAAG CTCACTCGTAGCACGCTGTCTTCTGAATGGGGAGTTGGATCCCTCACAGATACTGAACATGTCCCCCAATGA